TTCGATCTGGGCCATGCCCGAATCGAACATGTGCAACTTGAATTCGAATCCCTGGGCCTTGTCCCAGCCTTTTTCCTTGGCGTACCAGGGGATGAAGGTCTCATGCTCGGCCTGCCACGTGGTGTTCAGAACCTTCGGGCCGCCCTGGGCCAGAGCGGGAAGCGACAGCGATGTTAGGAGAACACAGGTTGCGAGAACCGACATCCAGCGTTTCAGTTGAAACATACGCGAATCTCCTTCTGGTTGGCCGTTGTTGCGTTCCGTTGCTTTCTTCACGCCTCACATCCCGCCGGGAGCGCGGGCTTCACCACCAACGAATCAGGTCGGTCACTTGTTTGCGGATGCGTATGAACTCGGGATCCATGAAATCCCTGGGGCGGGGCAGGTCGACCTTGATCTCCGCCTTGATGGTGGTCGGTTTGGGGGAGAGCACCAGGATGCGCTCCGCGACGTACACCGCCTCTTCGATGTTGTGGGTTATGAAGACCACGGTGCTCTTGAGGTTGCGCCACAGGTTGACCAGCTCGTCCTCCAGGTAGAAGCGGAGCTTCACGTCGAGCTGGCCGTAGGGTTCGTCCATGAGCAGCAGATCCGGGTCCACGGCGAAGGCCCGGGACACGGCGATGCGCTGCAACATGCTGGCGGACACCTGGTTGGGGTAGAGATCGGCGCACTGCGTGAGCCCTACCATCTCCAGGATGCGGTCCAGGCGGCGGTCGATCTCGCCCTGGGGCAGGCCCTTGATCTCCATGCCGAAGGCGACGTTGTCGCGCACGGTGCTCCAGGGCATGCAGGTGGGTTCCTGAAAAACGAAGGATATGTTGTGGCGTTTGGGGTCGGCGTCCTCGCCGTCGATGAGGATTCGGCCGCTGGAGATGGGGGCCAGGCGCGAGAGGACGTTCAGGAAGGTGGTCTTGCCGCAGCCCGTGGGGCCGACGATGGCCACGAACTCGCCCTCGGCCACGTCGAAGGAGATGTCGTCGAGCACCAGGAGGTCGCCGAACCTCTTGGTCAGGTGTTTCACCTCGATCTTGGCCTTACGCTGGTCTTGCTCTTTCACGTCGGCTCCCTCTGGTTCGCCGCAGGGCGCTCATGCCTCTCCCGCGCGGAGATAATCCGGACGGGCCGGGCGGGCCTGGCTCGGCCCCCCCGGTGCGATCCGGGACATGGTCTGTTCCGTCCGACTTCGCACTCCTCGCGCCCTTCCGGCTACAGCACCTGGCTGGCCGGGGTGTAGGGCAGCCCGAAGGCCTCGGCCACCGCCGAGTAGGTGATCTTGCCTTCCACCACGTTCAGGCCCTTCAGGATGTCGTTGTTCTTCAGGCAGGCCCCCTTCCAGCCCAGGTTCGCGATCTTGAGCGCGTAGGGCAGGGTGGCGTTGGTCAGGGCCAGGGTTGAAGTGATGGCCACCGCGCCGGGGATGTTGGCCACGCAGTAGTGCTGCACGCCGTCCACCTCGTACACGGGGTCGGTGTGCGTGGTGGGGCGGGAGGTCTCGAAGCAGCCGCCCTGGTCGATGGCCACGTCCACCAGGATGGAGCCCTTGCGCATGAGCTTCAGGTCCTCCCGGGTGAGCAGGTGCGGGGCCTTGGCCCCGGGGATGAGCACCGCGCCGATGACCACGTCGGCCGCGGGCAGCAGCCTGCGGATGTTGTAGCTGCCGCTCATCAGGGTGACGCAGTTGGCGGGCATCACGTCGCTTAAGTAGCGCAGGCGGTCCAGGTTCATGTCCAGCATGTAGACCTTGGCCCCGAGGCCGCAGGCCATCTTGGCCGCGTTGATGCCGACCACGCCGCCGCCGATGACCAGCACCGTGGCCGGCTCCACCCCGGGCACGCCGCCCATGAGCTTGCCCATGCCGCCCATGGGGCTCTCCAGGGATTTGGCGGCCTGCTGGATGGCCATGCGCCCGGCCACCTCGG
The nucleotide sequence above comes from Fundidesulfovibrio soli. Encoded proteins:
- a CDS encoding ABC transporter ATP-binding protein — translated: MKEQDQRKAKIEVKHLTKRFGDLLVLDDISFDVAEGEFVAIVGPTGCGKTTFLNVLSRLAPISSGRILIDGEDADPKRHNISFVFQEPTCMPWSTVRDNVAFGMEIKGLPQGEIDRRLDRILEMVGLTQCADLYPNQVSASMLQRIAVSRAFAVDPDLLLMDEPYGQLDVKLRFYLEDELVNLWRNLKSTVVFITHNIEEAVYVAERILVLSPKPTTIKAEIKVDLPRPRDFMDPEFIRIRKQVTDLIRWW
- the ald gene encoding alanine dehydrogenase, which codes for MKVGILKEIKIKENRVSMTPAGVQAMRACGHQVLVERGAGVGAGFSDDDYTATGAELGSSDEIFALCDMVMHVKEPQPSEYGKLRKDQILFTYLHLAADEAQTKALIQAGNVNIAYETIQKEDGSLPLLTPMSEVAGRMAIQQAAKSLESPMGGMGKLMGGVPGVEPATVLVIGGGVVGINAAKMACGLGAKVYMLDMNLDRLRYLSDVMPANCVTLMSGSYNIRRLLPAADVVIGAVLIPGAKAPHLLTREDLKLMRKGSILVDVAIDQGGCFETSRPTTHTDPVYEVDGVQHYCVANIPGAVAITSTLALTNATLPYALKIANLGWKGACLKNNDILKGLNVVEGKITYSAVAEAFGLPYTPASQVL